From the genome of Virgibacillus siamensis, one region includes:
- the xylA gene encoding xylose isomerase translates to MAYFQEIGSIKYEGLQSTNPFAFKFYNPEEKIGDKTAEEHLRFAVAYWHTFTGDGSDPFGAGTMERSWNRLKGMDLAKARLEAAFEFFEKLNVPYFCFHDVDIAPEGSNLRETNKNLDTIVGLMKDYMKDSETKLLWNTANNFTHPRFIHGAASSSNADVFAYAAAKIKKGLEIGKELGAENYVFWGGREGYETLLNTDMKLELDNLGRFFHMAVDYAKEIGFDGQFLIEPKPKEPTTHQYDFDVASGYAFLQNYDLQDHFKFNIEANHATLAGHSFEHELHYARIHNMLGSVDANQGHPLLGWDTDEFPTDLYSATLAMYEIIKNGGLGRGGLNFDAKVRRGSFKPEDLFHAHIAGMDSFAIGLKVAQKLIDDNVLKNVLEDRYSSYTEGIGLDIVQGKTDFHKLEEHALGLTEITNKSGRLENIKAILNQYLLKAYAGE, encoded by the coding sequence ATGGCGTATTTTCAAGAAATTGGCAGCATCAAATACGAGGGTTTGCAATCAACAAATCCGTTTGCATTCAAATTTTACAATCCGGAAGAGAAAATTGGTGACAAAACAGCTGAGGAACATCTCCGATTTGCAGTTGCATATTGGCATACTTTTACCGGAGACGGATCAGATCCTTTTGGTGCCGGAACGATGGAACGTTCCTGGAATCGTTTGAAAGGTATGGACCTGGCAAAAGCCCGTCTTGAAGCTGCCTTTGAATTTTTCGAGAAACTAAATGTTCCTTATTTTTGCTTTCACGATGTAGATATTGCTCCGGAGGGAAGTAACTTAAGGGAAACGAACAAAAATCTGGATACGATTGTTGGGCTAATGAAGGATTACATGAAAGACAGCGAGACGAAGCTTTTATGGAATACTGCCAACAATTTTACACATCCACGATTCATTCATGGGGCAGCATCCTCCAGTAATGCAGATGTTTTTGCATATGCTGCTGCTAAGATTAAAAAAGGGCTTGAAATTGGGAAAGAACTCGGAGCTGAAAACTATGTATTTTGGGGTGGCCGGGAAGGATATGAAACACTCTTGAATACTGATATGAAACTTGAGCTTGATAATCTTGGCCGTTTCTTCCATATGGCAGTTGATTATGCAAAGGAAATTGGCTTTGATGGACAATTCCTGATTGAACCTAAACCGAAAGAACCAACAACACACCAATATGATTTTGACGTGGCAAGCGGATATGCGTTCTTGCAGAATTATGACTTGCAGGACCATTTTAAATTTAACATCGAGGCAAACCATGCAACACTTGCCGGACATTCGTTTGAACATGAGTTGCATTATGCACGGATACACAATATGCTTGGATCAGTCGATGCAAATCAGGGACATCCGCTTCTGGGGTGGGATACGGATGAATTCCCAACAGATCTTTATTCTGCAACTTTAGCAATGTATGAAATTATTAAAAATGGCGGATTGGGACGAGGCGGATTAAACTTTGATGCAAAGGTACGACGTGGATCTTTTAAACCGGAAGATTTATTCCACGCACATATTGCAGGAATGGATAGTTTTGCTATCGGTTTAAAAGTCGCACAAAAATTGATTGATGACAATGTCCTGAAAAATGTCCTGGAAGATCGCTACAGCAGTTACACTGAGGGAATAGGGCTTGATATTGTACAAGGTAAAACTGATTTTCATAAGCTCGAAGAACATGCGCTAGGTCTGACCGAGATAACAAATAAGTCAGGTCGTCTTGAAAATATTAAAGCAATACTAAATCAGTATCTGCTTAAAGCTTACGCTGGAGAGTAG
- the xsc gene encoding sulfoacetaldehyde acetyltransferase, with product MVKPKEDVKRAVQKKQKMTPSEAIVETLVAENVKEVYGIVGSAFMDMLDLFPTAGIRFVPVRHEQSAGHMADAYERVSGTAGVIVGQNGPGITNMVTSVAAANQAHSPMVVISPSAGTASVGLDGFQEANQVSVFEDITKETVRVTNKNRVADCLRTAFRIAYAERGPVLYDIPRDLFYGEMEDYILQPEQYRADKRGSGDPDSIEKAVELLKDANNPVIISGRGSVDANGVDSVVKIAEHLSAPAACAYMHNDAFPADHPLAVGPIGYMGAKSAMYSLQEADVVLAIGTRLSQFGTLPCYDIDYFPKDAKIIQIDINPRQIGRTHPVEVGIIGDAKSASDEIYHRLQSALPSPEKDDAKMQKIRQRKEDWDKELVELAMEDGNPINPRRALLEMTKALPENAIVSSDIGNVSSTANAYLKFTQTRRHIAALTFGNTGFAYPAALGAQLADPDAPVFAIIGDGAWGMSLHEVSTAVEQNIPVVACVFNNQAWAAEKKNQVDYYDDRYVGSDIKGPEFAEVAQSMGTLGFTIDKPEDIAPAIEEALQKRKPAVLNIYVDGTQLAPPFRKDALKMPTRMLDKYKHLDYDVWGK from the coding sequence ATGGTAAAGCCAAAAGAAGATGTCAAACGTGCAGTACAGAAGAAGCAGAAGATGACACCAAGTGAAGCAATTGTTGAGACGCTTGTGGCAGAAAATGTGAAAGAAGTTTACGGAATTGTTGGATCAGCTTTTATGGATATGTTGGACTTGTTTCCAACAGCGGGAATACGGTTCGTTCCAGTGCGTCACGAACAGAGTGCCGGTCATATGGCAGATGCATATGAGCGCGTTTCCGGTACAGCAGGTGTAATCGTTGGCCAAAACGGTCCTGGGATAACCAATATGGTCACATCGGTTGCTGCAGCCAACCAGGCACATAGCCCGATGGTCGTTATTTCGCCATCTGCCGGAACTGCTTCCGTTGGTCTGGACGGCTTTCAGGAGGCTAATCAGGTATCTGTTTTTGAAGATATTACGAAAGAAACAGTCCGGGTAACAAACAAAAACCGGGTGGCAGATTGCCTGCGCACTGCATTTCGGATTGCCTATGCTGAACGGGGACCGGTACTGTACGATATCCCGCGTGATCTTTTTTACGGTGAAATGGAAGACTATATCTTGCAGCCTGAACAATATCGTGCGGATAAACGTGGAAGCGGTGACCCTGATTCCATTGAAAAAGCGGTTGAATTACTGAAAGACGCGAACAATCCGGTTATCATTTCCGGTCGGGGTTCCGTTGATGCAAACGGTGTGGATTCCGTAGTAAAAATAGCGGAGCATTTATCGGCACCAGCTGCATGTGCTTATATGCATAATGATGCGTTTCCGGCAGATCATCCACTTGCGGTAGGCCCCATCGGCTATATGGGGGCAAAATCTGCCATGTATTCATTACAGGAAGCCGATGTTGTGCTCGCCATTGGCACCAGATTATCGCAATTTGGTACATTACCTTGCTATGATATTGATTATTTTCCGAAAGATGCCAAAATCATTCAAATCGATATCAACCCGCGACAAATTGGGCGTACACATCCTGTAGAAGTAGGGATCATCGGTGATGCCAAGTCTGCTAGTGATGAAATTTATCATAGGCTGCAATCGGCGCTTCCTTCACCTGAAAAAGATGATGCGAAAATGCAGAAGATAAGGCAGCGTAAAGAGGATTGGGATAAAGAACTGGTGGAGCTGGCGATGGAAGACGGAAATCCTATTAATCCACGTCGTGCACTGCTGGAAATGACCAAAGCATTACCTGAGAATGCAATCGTTTCGTCGGATATTGGTAATGTTTCGTCCACGGCGAATGCATACTTAAAATTTACGCAGACACGCCGTCATATAGCAGCACTGACATTTGGGAATACCGGATTTGCTTATCCTGCGGCATTGGGTGCACAACTTGCTGACCCGGATGCCCCAGTTTTTGCGATTATCGGGGATGGTGCATGGGGAATGAGTCTGCATGAGGTTAGTACGGCAGTGGAGCAAAATATTCCGGTAGTGGCATGTGTATTCAACAACCAAGCATGGGCAGCCGAAAAGAAAAACCAGGTGGATTACTATGATGATCGTTATGTTGGATCTGATATTAAAGGACCTGAGTTTGCTGAAGTGGCACAATCGATGGGCACATTAGGCTTTACGATTGATAAACCGGAGGACATCGCACCTGCAATTGAGGAGGCATTGCAGAAGCGGAAACCTGCTGTATTAAATATTTATGTGGACGGTACCCAACTTGCGCCGCCATTCCGGAAAGATGCATTAAAAATGCCGACACGTATGCTGGATAAATATAAACATCTTGATTATGACGTTTGGGGTAAATAA
- the xylE gene encoding D-xylose transporter XylE — MKNANSNLYVISIALIATLGGLLFGYDTAVISGAEQSVQVYLIESLGLGSIIHGLTVSSALIGCVIGGIISGFISNNLGRRITLRLAAVLFFISALGSAYPEFLFFEIGEPTVGLLIVFNIYRIIGGIGVGLASAVSPTYIGEIAPQNIRGRLVSWYQFAVIFGQLTVYFVNWGIANGQSSEWINDIGWRYMFASEAIPALLFFILLFYVPETPRYLASKNKEDQAYSILSKINGSKEKAKEILSEIENSLNTVKPSAGKLFSYGKTVIIVGILLSVFQQFVGINVALYYAPRIFESMGTGQNSSMLQTVIMGIVNVLFTIIAIQTVDKWGRKPLLMMGSIGMAIGMFGVALLAHNEIFGIWTLVFIIFYTASFMMSWGPICWVLLSEIFPNKVRGQAMAIAVAAQWAANFLISSTYPPMIDISGGLTYGFYGLMSVLSAIFVWKMVPETKGKSLEQLESIWVNNDKTESVKSNYQ; from the coding sequence ATGAAAAATGCAAATAGTAATTTATATGTGATTTCTATTGCTTTGATTGCAACCTTGGGGGGATTGTTATTCGGTTATGATACAGCAGTTATATCCGGTGCTGAACAATCTGTGCAAGTGTACTTGATTGAAAGTTTGGGATTAGGTTCTATTATACATGGATTAACGGTTTCCAGTGCCTTAATCGGTTGTGTTATTGGCGGCATAATATCGGGCTTCATTTCGAATAATCTTGGGAGAAGAATTACTTTACGGTTAGCCGCAGTTCTTTTCTTTATTTCTGCATTAGGTTCCGCATATCCCGAGTTTTTATTTTTCGAAATTGGAGAACCAACTGTTGGTTTATTGATTGTCTTTAATATTTACAGAATAATTGGCGGTATTGGTGTAGGTTTGGCATCGGCTGTTTCTCCAACTTATATTGGAGAGATTGCACCACAGAATATTCGCGGCAGACTGGTTTCATGGTATCAATTCGCTGTTATATTCGGGCAATTGACCGTCTATTTTGTCAACTGGGGTATTGCAAACGGGCAGTCTTCGGAATGGATTAATGACATTGGCTGGAGATACATGTTTGCTTCAGAGGCTATACCGGCATTATTGTTCTTTATCTTATTATTCTATGTACCTGAAACCCCTAGATATTTAGCATCAAAAAACAAAGAAGATCAAGCATACAGTATTTTATCAAAAATAAATGGATCGAAGGAAAAAGCTAAAGAGATTTTATCTGAAATTGAAAATTCATTAAATACAGTTAAACCATCAGCGGGTAAACTGTTTTCATATGGAAAAACGGTGATAATTGTAGGTATTCTTCTTTCGGTTTTCCAACAATTTGTTGGTATAAATGTAGCATTGTATTATGCTCCACGAATATTTGAAAGTATGGGAACAGGTCAAAATTCATCGATGCTGCAGACAGTAATTATGGGTATTGTCAATGTGTTATTTACCATTATAGCCATTCAAACGGTAGATAAATGGGGAAGAAAACCACTTTTGATGATGGGGTCCATTGGAATGGCTATCGGTATGTTTGGAGTTGCGCTTCTCGCTCATAATGAAATTTTCGGGATTTGGACATTAGTCTTTATTATATTCTATACAGCTTCCTTTATGATGTCCTGGGGGCCGATATGTTGGGTATTACTCTCTGAGATATTTCCAAATAAAGTTAGAGGACAAGCCATGGCTATTGCTGTTGCTGCACAATGGGCAGCAAATTTCCTGATTTCATCGACATATCCTCCAATGATTGATATTAGTGGTGGATTAACATATGGATTTTATGGATTAATGAGTGTTCTTTCCGCAATTTTTGTTTGGAAGATGGTACCTGAAACGAAAGGAAAATCATTAGAACAATTGGAAAGTATATGGGTGAACAACGATAAAACGGAGTCAGTAAAATCGAATTACCAATAA
- the gtfA gene encoding sucrose phosphorylase — MTVENQVQLITYPDSLGGDLKSLNRALSSFFPDMFKGGIHILPPFPSSGDRGFAPINYLEIEPAFGTWSDIKAIGEKHSVLVDLMVNHISMQSKYFQDFLKHGHKSEYAELFLTLDKFWNNGEPVKKDLEKIFLRRPKPYSTFTIEDTGEKKRVWTTFGKEDPSEQIDLNVHSAKTKQLLTAFFKNFSNNNIKIVRLDAVGYIIKKPGTSCFFVEPEIYQFLDWIKEMADSMNIELLPEVHTHYKTQYKLAKHGYYIYDFILPYTILETLFSQSNKSLYKYLKDRPEKQFTMLDCHDGIPVLPDLEDLINTTEAIKVLDVCEERGANISRILTDEHKAEDGFDVHQINGTYYSMLGNDDDAYLAARAIQFFVPGIPQVYYVGLLAGENDYESVHKSGEKREINRHNYTFEEIRTSMETEVVQRLFELIRFRNEHPAFNGDFKVLESEENEIQLNWTKDEQYCTLFIDLKEKKTVIDYLDKDGEDNRYTV; from the coding sequence ATGACAGTAGAAAATCAGGTGCAGCTTATTACTTATCCTGACTCATTGGGAGGAGACTTAAAATCCCTGAATAGGGCATTATCATCTTTTTTTCCGGATATGTTTAAAGGGGGAATTCATATCTTACCACCATTTCCCTCATCGGGGGATCGGGGTTTTGCCCCTATAAATTATCTTGAAATAGAGCCTGCGTTCGGCACATGGAGCGACATAAAAGCTATTGGGGAAAAGCATAGTGTACTAGTTGATTTAATGGTTAACCATATTTCAATGCAATCGAAATACTTTCAGGATTTTTTAAAGCATGGACATAAATCCGAATATGCGGAGTTGTTTTTAACGCTTGATAAGTTCTGGAATAATGGAGAACCAGTAAAAAAGGATTTAGAAAAAATTTTCCTCAGACGTCCAAAACCCTATTCAACATTTACAATAGAGGATACTGGTGAAAAGAAACGGGTATGGACTACTTTCGGAAAGGAGGATCCTTCTGAACAAATCGATTTAAATGTCCATTCTGCAAAAACAAAACAGCTTTTAACAGCGTTCTTTAAAAACTTCAGCAATAACAATATAAAAATCGTTCGATTGGATGCTGTTGGATACATCATTAAAAAACCTGGTACAAGCTGCTTTTTCGTTGAGCCGGAAATCTATCAATTCCTCGATTGGATAAAAGAAATGGCAGATTCCATGAATATAGAATTACTTCCGGAAGTCCATACACACTACAAAACACAGTATAAATTAGCCAAACATGGCTATTACATCTATGACTTTATTTTGCCTTACACTATTTTGGAGACGCTATTTAGCCAGTCTAATAAAAGTCTTTATAAATACCTGAAGGACCGCCCTGAAAAACAATTTACAATGCTGGATTGTCATGATGGAATACCTGTCCTGCCTGATTTGGAGGATTTGATCAATACAACTGAAGCCATAAAGGTTTTGGATGTTTGCGAAGAAAGAGGTGCCAACATAAGTCGTATTCTGACCGATGAACATAAAGCAGAAGATGGATTTGATGTCCACCAGATTAACGGTACCTATTACTCCATGTTAGGCAACGATGATGATGCTTATTTGGCTGCAAGAGCCATTCAATTCTTTGTCCCCGGCATACCTCAAGTATACTATGTTGGTTTACTAGCCGGGGAAAATGACTACGAATCTGTTCATAAGTCCGGGGAGAAACGGGAGATTAATCGTCATAATTATACCTTTGAAGAAATCCGGACTTCTATGGAAACTGAAGTAGTTCAAAGACTTTTCGAACTCATTCGATTTAGAAATGAGCATCCTGCTTTTAATGGAGATTTTAAGGTGCTTGAATCAGAGGAAAACGAAATTCAACTAAATTGGACAAAGGATGAACAGTATTGCACACTATTTATTGATTTAAAGGAAAAGAAAACGGTTATCGATTATCTAGACAAAGATGGTGAAGATAATCGGTATACCGTTTAA
- a CDS encoding GntR family transcriptional regulator — MTIDFESSEPLHKQLEDLLRNEVLKGNLKGKIPSERELMEAYSVSRTTIRMALADLVNEGILVKSHGKGTFTSDIPVQDWLGSFRSFTETIKSMNMEPGTRLLRQGILSSSETIKSKLDTDEYYTIERLRFADDVPIAIEKHYYPIEIGNKLKEFDLNSAVLYDLLQFSLGIKLWRAQQMIKSGKLTGKDAEHLGIDPSESVLLSKRLIRDPNDRPVELLQSVFRSDMYAFNIELIQRGR; from the coding sequence ATGACGATAGACTTTGAAAGTTCTGAGCCGCTGCACAAACAATTAGAGGATCTTCTACGGAATGAAGTGTTAAAGGGAAATTTAAAAGGGAAAATTCCGAGTGAAAGGGAATTGATGGAAGCTTATTCTGTTAGTCGTACCACGATTCGTATGGCTTTAGCTGACTTGGTTAACGAAGGAATTTTAGTGAAAAGTCATGGTAAAGGGACATTTACATCGGATATCCCTGTACAAGATTGGCTAGGTTCGTTCAGAAGTTTTACGGAGACGATTAAGAGCATGAATATGGAACCAGGTACCCGTCTGCTTCGCCAGGGAATCTTATCGTCTTCGGAAACGATAAAAAGTAAGCTTGATACCGATGAATATTACACTATTGAGCGATTGCGATTTGCAGATGATGTTCCAATTGCGATAGAGAAGCACTATTATCCTATCGAAATCGGTAATAAACTGAAGGAGTTTGATTTAAATTCAGCTGTTTTATATGATTTGCTGCAGTTTTCATTGGGAATTAAACTTTGGAGAGCGCAACAGATGATTAAGAGTGGAAAGTTAACGGGGAAGGACGCTGAGCACTTGGGTATTGATCCATCAGAAAGTGTGTTATTAAGTAAACGGTTGATTAGGGACCCAAATGATCGGCCAGTGGAACTCTTGCAAAGCGTTTTTAGATCGGACATGTATGCATTTAATATTGAATTAATTCAAAGGGGCAGGTAA
- a CDS encoding iron-containing alcohol dehydrogenase: MSTLSLPHQIKIGSGALKNIGDAVKSNGASRVLVVMDSFLTKPPLHINEKVGDALRQEEIDFAVFSDYAGEPTTDHVHEALEVLTDFNADCVIAVGGGSAIDISKAVSLFGLNPEIAWSEITSFPRLKRLPLIALPTTAGTGSEATKIMVVTDTKTDFKMNPGHHNLIPDAAILDPDLTVSLPKNFTAFTGMDALTHAIEAYVSNQASKMTDLYALTAIEMIGKSLPLVYKDGSDIKERENMLLASCYAGIAFSNSSTNLVHAAARPLGARFHIPHGLSIALLLPFVIRFGLESAVDRYADIAVALGAKKHSDSRYTAVSAVDLIEDYNQHFKIWEAGETYIKDTAALKKDMPLLIEDVLAGNGIQTNRRIPKQQDIENIYESLIKKFGEKVVH; this comes from the coding sequence ATGTCAACTTTATCATTACCCCATCAAATAAAGATAGGCAGCGGGGCACTAAAAAATATTGGGGATGCCGTAAAATCAAATGGTGCATCTCGAGTACTGGTAGTTATGGATTCATTTTTGACAAAACCCCCATTACATATCAATGAAAAGGTGGGTGATGCTTTAAGGCAGGAAGAGATTGATTTTGCAGTGTTCTCCGACTATGCCGGAGAACCTACAACAGATCATGTTCATGAAGCTTTAGAGGTTTTGACAGATTTTAATGCTGATTGTGTGATTGCAGTTGGTGGTGGAAGTGCCATCGATATTTCTAAAGCGGTTTCATTGTTTGGGCTGAATCCTGAAATAGCATGGAGCGAGATAACAAGCTTTCCACGTTTAAAGCGTCTTCCATTGATAGCGCTCCCAACAACTGCTGGAACTGGATCGGAAGCAACGAAAATAATGGTTGTAACAGATACAAAAACTGATTTTAAAATGAACCCCGGTCACCACAATTTGATTCCGGATGCTGCTATTTTGGATCCCGATTTAACGGTCAGTTTACCGAAAAATTTTACTGCATTCACAGGAATGGATGCATTAACGCATGCTATCGAAGCCTATGTTTCGAATCAAGCATCCAAGATGACAGATCTATATGCTTTAACGGCAATAGAAATGATAGGAAAGTCACTTCCATTAGTATATAAGGATGGTTCAGATATTAAAGAAAGAGAAAATATGCTTTTGGCAAGCTGCTATGCAGGAATCGCATTTTCGAATTCATCGACAAATCTGGTTCATGCTGCTGCACGGCCTTTGGGTGCACGTTTTCATATCCCGCATGGACTGAGCATCGCTCTTTTGCTGCCTTTTGTAATAAGGTTCGGCTTGGAAAGTGCTGTGGATCGGTATGCTGATATTGCTGTCGCACTAGGAGCAAAAAAACATTCTGACTCAAGATATACTGCTGTTTCTGCAGTGGACTTAATAGAAGATTATAATCAGCACTTTAAGATTTGGGAGGCGGGTGAGACGTATATTAAAGATACCGCTGCATTGAAGAAAGACATGCCTTTGCTTATAGAGGATGTATTAGCGGGGAATGGGATTCAAACCAACAGAAGAATACCAAAACAGCAGGACATTGAGAATATCTATGAATCACTTATAAAAAAGTTTGGAGAAAAAGTTGTTCATTAA
- the xylB gene encoding xylulokinase — protein sequence MRYVIGVDLGTSSVKLLLVNQHGVLEDEVTKDYPLIQKKSGYSEQEPEQWVKQTVAGLAELLKRFEGSPTAIEGISFAGQMHGLVLLDENNKVLRNAILWNDTRTTPQCRYIYDEVGESRLLQITKNPALEGFTLPKLLWVKQNEPDLFGSAGKFLLPKDYLRYRLSGQLHMDYSDAAGTLLLDIESNNWSEKLCNILDIDPAICPPLVDSHAEVGNICKAVAEQTGLSQSTKVFAGGADNACGAIGSGILADGKTLCSIGTSGVILSYEDSNDKDFEGKVHYFNHGAPDAYYTMGVTLSAGFSLSWFKELFAAGESFEEMVSEVDSVPAGSNGLLFTPYLNGERTPHADASIRASFIGLDSSHTRKEIVRAIMEGITFSLNESLHIFRNNGKKIDTIVSIGGGAKNDVWLQMQADIFNATIVKLSSEQGPGMGAAMLAAYGCGWYATLGACADQFLKVEKTYTPNPVTVMEYAKLFGVYQQVYQYTRKLNEDLLEFRQ from the coding sequence ATGAGATATGTTATTGGTGTAGATTTAGGAACCAGTTCGGTTAAACTGTTACTTGTAAATCAACATGGCGTTTTAGAGGATGAAGTAACGAAGGATTATCCACTTATCCAGAAAAAATCCGGTTACAGTGAGCAAGAGCCGGAGCAGTGGGTAAAACAGACGGTTGCAGGACTTGCAGAACTATTGAAAAGGTTTGAGGGGTCCCCAACTGCGATTGAAGGTATTAGCTTTGCAGGACAAATGCATGGACTGGTTCTGCTTGATGAAAATAATAAGGTACTCAGGAATGCAATCCTATGGAATGATACCCGTACAACGCCGCAATGCCGGTACATTTATGATGAAGTCGGTGAATCCCGCCTCCTCCAAATAACTAAAAATCCAGCATTGGAAGGATTTACACTACCTAAGTTGTTATGGGTGAAGCAGAATGAACCTGATTTATTTGGAAGTGCAGGTAAATTTTTATTGCCGAAGGATTACTTGCGTTACAGACTGAGTGGGCAGTTGCATATGGATTATTCCGATGCTGCCGGAACATTATTGCTGGATATTGAAAGCAACAATTGGAGTGAAAAGCTTTGTAATATACTAGATATTGATCCTGCCATCTGTCCGCCGCTGGTTGATTCACATGCTGAGGTCGGTAATATATGCAAAGCAGTTGCCGAACAAACCGGTTTGTCCCAATCAACAAAGGTGTTTGCCGGAGGTGCTGATAATGCCTGTGGAGCAATTGGATCCGGGATTCTTGCCGATGGAAAAACATTATGCAGTATCGGTACTTCAGGAGTCATTCTATCTTATGAGGATAGTAACGATAAAGATTTCGAGGGTAAAGTGCATTATTTCAATCATGGTGCGCCAGATGCTTATTATACAATGGGTGTTACCCTTTCAGCCGGGTTTAGTCTGAGCTGGTTCAAAGAATTATTTGCAGCTGGCGAATCATTTGAAGAGATGGTATCAGAGGTTGATTCAGTACCGGCTGGATCAAATGGATTGCTGTTCACACCATATTTAAATGGGGAAAGAACACCACATGCGGATGCATCTATCAGGGCAAGTTTTATCGGTCTGGATAGTTCCCATACAAGGAAAGAGATTGTACGGGCAATTATGGAGGGAATCACTTTTTCGCTAAACGAATCGCTTCATATTTTTCGTAATAACGGCAAAAAAATAGACACCATTGTATCAATCGGAGGTGGCGCAAAGAACGATGTCTGGCTACAAATGCAGGCAGATATATTCAATGCCACGATTGTAAAACTATCCAGTGAGCAAGGTCCGGGAATGGGTGCTGCAATGCTGGCGGCATATGGATGTGGATGGTATGCTACACTTGGCGCATGCGCTGATCAGTTTTTGAAAGTGGAGAAAACTTACACGCCTAATCCAGTTACAGTGATGGAGTATGCAAAGTTATTCGGGGTATATCAGCAGGTTTATCAATATACGAGAAAGTTGAATGAGGATTTATTGGAATTCCGTCAATAA